Proteins from a genomic interval of Fusarium oxysporum Fo47 chromosome I, complete sequence:
- a CDS encoding ankyrin repeat-containing domain protein yields the protein MTAVGTAQAAAERHDKEYSFIEALALGPRESFSLVSKEALGLPSSPSSPVLAVAPSITTVAPSIAQVTTVTRPRTPPQKKQVVPVSSQVHVAASPIKSPTAPGTSHSSQKRAPSVTTNTTTAVATVPRSLNSKKSSVMANSTKAQSACLELCHKTTALGDRISVRMLEYLTMVTKQPHGLDTLAHDFLDTCEILFSIEAGLGECIRNQQTFPGDVISELSKKFRVTQADFQLLDQMLGKFLENERKGAMGRMRRGWGRIFGDNDIEKMISALGRTRESLRMSALMFQWSLGNEKIENELGIGYTGLAAALDRMDTRAGMAPRSKLSDHGGSQYRPSSASQHRGVEGHSAMSMGSQPPLPPLPWTERSSSMREDTLAASLHNDARSFTGHHHNTASSIASNERYHSGTTATFDRMSTFDEHHETRSHHTAVSDSEASLEELSGLDLNGGTKVVRLKADPFSMPRWNPRNTVGADAANLKSALLTAVRGRNHKLIEQLLDRGVSPNTGPEHLALKEAVLNSDAEAVRLLLLFGADPNGTDRDGVTPLFASVEKSFLAGAVPLLKYGADPRFAMGEDNETALAAACIANKVNFAHLLLIYGGDPNQLTATGETLLSSAINKKTPKKFIDLILDYGADPDLKSREGKTALFEAIQNSRVDIVNSLLDHGANPNLPGPKHMLWPATYQSACLQVLLSHGADPKKAPGIMELAVSVNNIESVKVLLNAKVDPNQKKDGVYTPLCTSIRDNRPDIFHLLLANKADPNVPASEYPAFKCITHNRLQFLPPLVDAGVNLSSPKGIVETAVSVNNMEALTWLLEKGMNPNDKNPKGHSPLTTAIRENRVEMVDFLLSNGADPNVRGQDWPVCMAVRNPPVLKRILSVLAEPRAFKGVMEMAVVANQLESVKLLLAAGVSVEDKNGGVFSPLTSAIREDRKDIVWFLINEGGADINAPGEHLPVVKALRRYRGDSEILEFLLEHGADPNKVYRGWNGVMQAVENGDEQILRLLGEKAGFDLDVKDELDRSVTEIAASRGWDEAVQILKEYAMVKSV from the coding sequence ATGACCGCCGTGGGAACCGCTCAAGCTGCTGCAGAGAGACACGACAAGGAATACTCTTTCATCGAAGCCCTTGCTCTAGGTCCCCGCGAGTCCTTCTCCCTCGTATCAAAGGAAGCTCTTGGCCTGCCCTCGTCTCCGAGCAGTCCTGTCCTCGCCGTCGCCCCATCAATCACAACCGTTGCTCCATCTATCGCACAGGTCACAACCGTCACACGACCTAGAACTCCTCctcagaagaagcaagtCGTTCCTGTGTCTTCACAGGTCCACGTTGCTGCTAGTCCTATCAAGAGCCCTACTGCGCCTGGCACATCGCACTCCTCGCAGAAGAGAGCTCCCAGTGTTACCACTAACACTACCACCGCCGTCGCTACAGTTCCGAGATCGCTTAACAGCAAAAAGAGTAGCGTCATGGCCAACTCGACAAAGGCGCAGAGCGCCTGTCTGGAGCTATGCCACAAGACCACGGCGCTCGGCGACCGTATCTCGGTGCGCATGCTCGAGTATCTCACCATGGTGACCAAGCAGCCCCACGGCCTTGACACGCTCGCCCACGACTTCCTCGACACATGCGAAATCCTCTTCTCCATTGAAGCTGGTCTCGGTGAGTGCATCCGCAACCAGCAGACGTTCCCCGGCGACGTCATCTCAGAGCTGAGCAAGAAGTTCCGCGTGACGCAGGCGGATTTCCAGCTGCTGGACCAGATGCTGGGCAAGTTCCTCGAGAATGAACGTAAAGGTGCCATGGGCCGTATGCGTCGTGGCTGGGGTCGCATCTTTGGTGATAATGACATCGAGAAGATGATCAGTGCCCTTGGACGCACGCGCGAGAGTCTGCGCATGAGTGCGCTTATGTTTCAGTGGAGTCTGGGTAatgagaagattgagaaTGAGCTTGGTATCGGCTACACTGGCCTCGCTGCCGCTCTCGACCGCATGGATACCCGTGCTGGTATGGCGCCTAGATCGAAGCTCTCTGACCACGGTGGTTCGCAGTACAGACCTTCTTCTGCGTCGCAACATCGTGGCGTGGAGGGACACAGCGCCATGTCGATGGGTTCTCAACCCCCATTACCTCCCCTCCCCTGGACGGAGCGATCGTCGTCTATGCGCGAGGATACCCTCGCTGCCTCACTGCACAACGATGCTCGTTCATTTACCGGTCATCATCACAACACTGCTAGTTCAATCGCCTCCAATGAGCGATATCACTCTGGTACCACCGCTACCTTTGACCGCATGAGCACCTTTGACGAACACCACGAGACACGGTCGCATCACACTGCCGTGTCAGATAGTGAAGCCTCTCTCGAGGAGCTTTCGGGTCTTGATCTCAACGGTGGCACAAAGGTCGTGCGACTCAAGGCCGATCCCTTCAGCATGCCCCGCTGGAACCCGAGAAACACCGTCGGCGCCGACGCAGCCAACCTCAAGTCCGCTCTCCTCACCGCCGTGCGCGGCAGGAACCACAAACTCATCGAACAGCTGCTGGATCGTGGTGTATCTCCCAACACTGGTCCCGAGCATCTCGCTCTTAAGGAAGCTGTTCTCAACAGCGACGCCGAGGCTGTTcgtcttctcctcctcttcggtGCTGATCCCAACGGCACTGATCGCGATGGTGTAACACCGCTCTTTGCCTCCGTGGAGAAGTCTTTCCTCGCTGGTGCCGTTCCTCTCCTCAAGTACGGCGCTGATCCTCGCTTCGCTATGGGTGAGGATAACGAGACTgcccttgctgctgcttgtatcGCCAACAAGGTCAACTTTGCTCACCTGCTTCTTATTTATGGCGGTGACCCTAATCAGTTGACCGCTACGGGCGAGACGCTCCTCAGCAGCGctatcaacaagaagacgcCCAAGAAGTTCATCGACCTCATCCTCGACTACGGCGCTGATCCCGATCTGAAGAGTCGTGAGGGAAAGACCGCCTTGTTCGAGGCCATTCAGAACTCGCGCGTCGATATCGTTAACAGTCTTCTCGACCACGGCGCAAACCCTAATTTGCCTGGCCCCAAGCACATGCTCTGGCCCGCTACCTACCAGAGCGCCTGTCTCCAAGTTCTCCTGTCCCACGGCGCAGACCCCAAGAAGGCACCCGGTATCATGGAGCTTGCCGTCAGTGTCAACAACATCGAGTCAGTCAAGGTCCTCCTCAACGCAAAGGTCGACCCCAACCAGAAGAAGGACGGCGTCTACACGCCCCTCTGCACATCCATCCGCGACAACCGCCCTGACATCTtccacctcctcctcgccaacaaggCAGACCCCAACGTCCCCGCCAGCGAGTATCCCGCCTTCAAGTGTATCACGCACAACCGTCTTCAATTCCTCCCCCCTCTTGTCGACGCCGGCGTGAACCTCAGCTCTCCCAAGGGCATTGTCGAGACTGCTGTCAGTGTTAACAACATGGAGGCGCTCACATGGCTGCTTGAGAAGGGAATGAACCCTAACGACAAGAACCCCAAGGGTCACTCACCGTTGACGACTGCTATTCGTGAGAACAGGGTCGAGATGGTGGACTTTTTGCTCAGCAACGGTGCTGATCCTAATGTTCGCGGCCAAGACTGGCCCGTTTGCATGGCTGTCCGCAACCCCCCTGTGCTCAAGCGCATCCTCTCCGTGCTCGCTGAGCCCCGCGCCTTCAAGGGCGTCATGGAAATGGCCGTCGTTGCCAACCAGCTCGAGTCCGTTAAGCTCCTCCTCGCAGCCGGCGTGTCAGTCGAGGACAAGAACGGCGGTGTTTTCTCGCCTCTCACATCCGCCATCCGCGAGGACCGCAAGGACATCGTGTGGTTCCTCATCAACGAGGGCGGCGCCGACATTAACGCCCCCGGCGAGCATCTCCCCGTCGTCAAGGCCCTGCGCCGGTACCGCGGAGACTCTGAGATTCTCGAGTTTCTGCTCGAGCACGGCGCTGATCCTAACAAGGTGTACCGTGGATGGAACGGTGTCATGCAGGCTGTTGAGAACGGCGATGAGCAGATCCTTCGTCTTCTGGGTGAGAAGGCTGGGTTTGATCTCGATGTTaaggatgagcttgatcgAAGTGTCACTGAGATTGCTGCTTCGCGAGGCTGGGATGAGGCAGTTCAGATTCTGAAGGAGTATGCCATGGTAAAATCTGTTTAA
- a CDS encoding aldehyde dehydrogenase domain-containing protein, translating to MAASIELTAPNGVKWSQPTGLFINNEFVPSSSNKTLTSIDPATEQEIATVQSADSQDIDKAVKAAKAALRHESWRDLPASDRGQLMARLADLIESKRELFATIDAWDNGKTYIETLENDLVEAVGVIRYYSGWADKTFGQTINTTPKKFAYTIRQPIGVVAQIIPWNYPLSMATWKLGPALACGNTVVIKAAEQTPLSLLVLGELIKEAGFPPGVVNIVNGLGKDTGAALVQHPLVDKIAFTGSTATAASIMGVAAKTLKNITLETGGKSPLIVFDDAELDQAVKWSHFGIMSNQGQICTATSRILVQETIYEKFIKEFIDTLNTVSKVGNQWDKETYQGPQVSKVQYERILEYIDIGKKEGATVAAGGHPLKVGGSDKGFYISPTVFTDVKPSMRVFREEIFGPVVVISTFKTEEEAIELANDTTYGLGAAAFTTNLEKAHRVAAAIEAGMVWINSSQDCDPRVPFGGVKQSGIGRELGEAGLEAYTQIKSVHVNMGNRL from the exons ATGGCTGCCTCAATTGAACTCACTGCTCCCAACGGAGTGAAATGGTCTCAACCAACcggcctcttcatcaacaacgaatTCGTCCCCTCATCAAGCAACAAAACCCTCACATCAATCGACCCCGC CACCGAACAAGAAATTGCAACAGTTCAATCTGCAGATTCTCAAGACATTGACAAAGCCGTCAAAGCAGCCAAGGCCGCACTGCGCCATGAATCATGGAGAGATCTCCCCGCCTCAGACAGAGGTCAACTCATGGCCCGTCTCGCCGACCTGATTGAGTCCAAGCGCGAGCTCTTTGCTACAATTGACGCTTGGGATAACGGCAAGACGTACATTGAGACGCTGGAGAATGATCTCGTTGAGGCCGTAGGCGTTATTCGCTATTACTCCGGCTGGGCTGATAAGACGTTCGGTCAGACGATTAACACAACGCCGAAGAAGTTTGCGTATACAATTCGTCAGCCGATTGGTGTTGTTGCGCAGATTATCCCGTGGAATTATCCTCTGTCCATGGCGACGTGGAAACTTGGGCCTGCGCTTGCATGTGGAAATACAGTTGTCATCAAGGCAGCGGAACAGACGCCCCTAAGTCTTCTTGTCCTGGGAgagctcatcaaagaagccGGTTTCCCACCTGGTGTTGTCAACATTGTCAATGGTCTGGGCAAGGACACGGGCGCTGCGTTGGTACAGCATCCATTGGTTGACAAGATCGCCTTCACGGGGTCAACAGCCACGGCAGCTAGCATCATGGGTGTCGCAGCAAAAACGCTCAAAAACATCACCCTCGAGACGGGCGGGAAATCCCCGTTGATTGTGTTTGACGATGCAGAGCTCGATCAGGCTGTTAAGTGGTCGCATTTCGGCATCATGTCGAACCAAGGACAGATCTGCACCGCGACGTCGCGAATTCTTGTGCAAGAGACTATTTATGAGAAGTTCATCAAGGAATTTATTGATACGCTGAACACGGTTAGCAAAGTTGGTAACCAGTGGGACAAGGAGACGTATCAGGGACCGCAGGTATCCAAAGTTCAATACGAGAGAATCCTAGAGTACATTGACATTGGCAAAAAAGAGGGCGCCACAGTCGCAGCAGGCGGTCATCCCCTCAAGGTCGGAGGTTCAGACAAGGGATTTTACATTTCTCCCACTGTTTTCACAGACGTCAAGCCCTCTATGAGAGTGTTCCGCGAAGAAATCTTTGGTCCGGTTGTTGTTATTTCGACGTTCaagactgaggaggaagcgATTGAGTTGGCGAATGATACGACTTATGGACTTGGCGCTGCTGCTTTCACGACGAATTTGGAAAAGGCTCATCGCGTTGCTGCTGCGATTGAGGCGGGAATGGTCTGGATTAATAGTAGCCAGGATTGCGATCCTCGTGTGCCGTTTGGTGGTGTTAAGCAGAGTGGAATTGGCAGGGAGCTTGGTGAGGCGGGATTGGAGGCGTATACGCAGATCAAGTCGGTTCATGTCAACATGGGAAACAGGCTATAA